Genomic segment of Schistocerca piceifrons isolate TAMUIC-IGC-003096 chromosome 1, iqSchPice1.1, whole genome shotgun sequence:
ATAAAGGGCAAGGCACTACTACCAAAATCCTATCACTGATTCTCCCTGGCGATATTATGTGTAAATGTTTGGCGAACAGTGATGGGAGTGCTCTGTCACTGTCGGAAAAGCTCAACAGGGTAacaagaaacactgaaaaaaccacCAGAGAAATTGCAAGTAAAATCTTCTAGGATATTAGACTGCTCACGCTTAACTTCTTCCAGACTATCaacgtttcgactcctctgctggaGGTCTTCTTCAGCATCTTCTGCCGTTCATGGTTAACGTCTCGAAGAAAATACCAGCAGACGGCTCGAAATTCGATCGTAGACGATTTCACCTTTAATGATAGCGGTCACGAAAGTCTGCCGACTGACAGCGGACAAAAAGTTTGAAATAATTTTGAGGGAAATAGCACTCTGTCCTGCAAattaggactaacagtttgcttcGTAACGCTGAACGTGTTTCTCATACAGTTTAATTCGTTTCCTTGCAGGCACGAAACAAGGAACAGGAAGCAGAGGTCCTGCAGTGGATAGAAGACGTCCTGGGCGAGAAGCTGCCCTCGCAGCCCTACGAGGACGTGCTGCGAGACGGAGTCGTCCTCTGCAAGCTCATCAACAAGATCGCGCCCAACTCCGTCAAGAAGATACAGCCTAAGGGGACCAACTTCCAGCTCATGGAGAATGTTCAGAGGTGACGGACCATTTCGTAATCAAAAATGAAATATCGTAGTCTCCGAGCACCCACTGATTCAGACCATTACGAAATATACAGCAAACGCATTCGCAGTTGCAGTTGAACTACCTTCTGCTGTAGATTAgaatgacgatagtgaaaatttgtcccggaccaggactcgaacccggatttcccgctttacctTAACCGCATCGgccatccgtgcacgaatcacgaccagacccaaacttccatattcccTCGACCTTGAGTCACAAACTGCACCCGTatattacgtatattcccgtccaggaaggacatatttattgagagtcgagggaGTGGTATTGGTGAATAAATACGAAACAGTAGAGTCTGTATTATTAAGAAGtaagatgcagtgttccttcgaacGTGTAGGCATTACAAAGTAGACAAAAACCACGTTTCTCTAATATCGTACGGTTGAATCATTAATGGAAATCGCACAGACGTCATAAAATTTAAGCCGATGAAGAATCAGAGGAAGTAATATTTCATGACCGGTAACCGGTTAAACACGATTGGATACTTTTGTGGATGTAATGAGATCTGCTACGTATAGGAAAACATTGTActgcagaaagttaaaaaaaattaaaggtgGGTAGCTGGCTGGAATACGAGATTTATCGAAGTCTGGATATATGGGAACACTATTTTTTAAACAGCAACATTTACTGTCTCATCTACTACGTCCTAACCGGTTTCTATGTTTGCACACCACACTCACAcacagccgcgcggtattagccgagcggtctagggcgctgcagtcatgcactgtggggctggtcccggcgaaggttcgagtcctccctcgggcatgggagtgtgtgtttgtccttaggataatttaggataagtagtgagtaagcttagggactgatgatcttagcagttaagtcccataagatttcacacacatttgaacatttcaacacacacacacacacacacacacacacacacacacacacacacacacacacacacgtcgctaCTTTGTTATGATGAAGGAACTAAAATATTTATCGGAGCCGTCGGAGTTGGAGGTGTGCGTTCGACGCAAAACAAAGACAGAAGTCAGTGGTGCCTGAAGGTAGGAAAACCGGTAAAAACCGCTTTATGTCAGTTTCCGTTATGTTGAAATGTTAGTTAAGATCGTAAAGCAAATAAAACGACCGTTCACCCTCAATACAAACATGTGTTTCAACAATtaaagaataattaatttagagagatccgcttcagttgcgctaattatttattcaaatcacgaccggtttcgggatgTTAAAAACCCATCTTCAGGTGTGTGAAATTATTCAGTTTGGTAGCATATAATATGCAGTCGGGCCAGTCAATGCAAGCGCTGCAGTCACTGCATGTTGGTGGACAGAACGTGGATGACGTTCCTATCTTGTGGCTGCCCGGCGGCGGACAATTTCCGTCAATATGCAGTGTTAGGAGCTTTTGTACTGACGGGCCCGATCGCATTTTATATGTcaccaaatacaataattttacacatctgaagatggaattttaaaaTCCCGAAAGCGGTCGTACTTTAAATAAATTATTAGTACAACCGAAGAGGATCTCTCTAAATTAACTCTCATCCCTTTCAGTTGCGGATGTCCTAGTTACCAAAACTTGTACAATCAAAGAAACATTTATTGCACAACTGTTAGTGTCTCCATGTTTAGAGAGAGCCACTGGTCTGCAACTGTTTACTGAATCAATGAATAGCTGCTCTAGTTGCTAATGTGTTCTCACTTTGGCCCACGACCGATTCCGGCTTTTATATTTTAGCCATTACCGAATGGACCTGAAAATTATGCTGCGGTGATGCTTTTGACGTCACTTTATCACAGCTTTAGTTTTCAgatccacttgaaaatggcttaaaTATAAAAGCTGAAACAGGACGTGgaccaaaataaagaaaagaatagTAACTGGTGCTGATATTCATTAATATTACGCAACTATTCAAAATGTACTAATAAAAGATGGCATGTTACGGCTAAAGTGTGTTCATGTGGCCTGTTTCTGAAGCTAAACAGCGTATGCGCAGGACATCTCTATTCTAAAACCAGTCCGCCATAAGTTTCTAATTTGTTAGACAAGCAGAACACAGGAGCCGTTCTAcatgttcaccgagcgaggtgccgcagtctctagcacactggactcgcattcgggaggacgacggttcaatcccgcgtctggccatcctgatttaggttttccgtgatttccctaaatcgctacaggcaaatgccgggatggttcctttgaaagggcacggccgacttccttccccgtccttccctaatccgatgagaccgatgacctcgctgtctgagtCTCCTCCACCAAACAAAGGCGCTGTGCATAAACTAGGCTTAACACTTGTCATTAATAGTTTAAATCAGCTCTTACCAGTATAATATTTAGGAGTCATCCTTTCTTCAGAAATTGACTGCCATCCCTTCTGTCACGTTTAAACGAAGCTTTTTAACAGATTTTTCTGTAGAATGAGGAGAATTTCTTTGTTTGTACTGCATTTGAAAGTTCATAAAAAGTACTGACTGCCTTTTTTCTGGTAAACTGGTGTGCATATTGTAGGGAGCTCATGTTTGTCCATTACTTTGAAAATTTAGAATTATGCTCATTCCTCGTTCCTTCGTCGCTATGAGttttaaaattacaagaaaaatctgagatattgctcgccggccggagtggcggcgcggttctaggcgctacagtctggagccgagccaccactacggtcgcaggttcgaatgctgcctccggcatggatgtgtgtgatgtccttaggttagttaggtttaagtagtcctaagttctaggcgactgatgacctcagaagttaagtcgcatagtgctcagagccattttagagatATTGCTCCTGAGTCTACGCTGATGCTTCAGAGAGGGATGGATACGAAGAAAGATGTATAATAAAAACGAATAGTATATCTTGTCCGTAAGCTTAAAATTACGGGGCTGTAGGAATAGACCTTCATCACTGTCTCAAATATTTTCGCCTTCATTCTACGATAACGCAGGTTAAAATAAATTGCTTTGCTTTTTCTTAAAGTAATCGTCTCCCAAAAATACTGCATTTAAAATTTAAAGGGGAGTAAATAATCTGCAGAAAGTAAGATACTAGTACGATATTACGTACGTTAGTGAACACTGAACTGAGACTTGCTTACTATGAACAGTTCTTTCCCCTGCCAGGGGCATTGCTCTCAGATTGAATTATTATTTCTACGAGGTTAAAGGATGAGAAAGTGTAGTCTTTGCAGTACACCAATCTTCTAACCTGTGTCATCATTTTCAGATGGACTCCCATTAGGTATAAGGAAGCCGGATAGTTAAATATCACTCACTTTAATATCATAATCTTTGTCACCTTTTGGTAGGTTATACGTCAGATTTGACAGCATGTCTGTACTGGTGAAATATTTGATCAGAGACCTACAGCGATGATTGCTAGAGACACAATAAGTATCTTACTGTCGATGTTCCCTCCTCTTGAGCTATTCGCTACTGAGAATAAACATATTGATAATGGACATTTACGCTGAAAAAATTGTAGCTAGTTTTTACAAGAGCAGTGTCACCCACTCCAATTTCATGCTCCTAATATTCAATTGAAGTCACATGTGCTCTGTCTTCCAGGTTCCAAGACGCTATCCGCAAGTATGGTGTGCCCGACGAGGAGATCTTCCAGACAGCTGATCTGTTTGAGAGGCGCAACATTCCTCAGGTGACGCTGTGTCTGTACGCCCTTGGCAGAATTGTGAGTACTGTTTTTCTCCTACATAACTTTCCCTATGCCGGTTGTTTGTAACATAAATGAATGTATTTACGTCAAGCTGTAAGCTAATTCTTTCGTTCACTACACCGTACACGCCTTTCAATATGTCGTCATTTGAAAAGCAAAATGTGATACTGTTTGTCATCTGAAAGGGCGCTTATTTCAGACAGGCACTACTTCCATTTTTGTTATTCTTTTTAATAATCCTGTAGTTTCTCTTATACTCATTTCACTCTTCTTCGTTTTCTTAGTAATTACCATTTTTGATTTCGTATGTGTTAATgctctcctttcttttttttcttaatagcCAGGCAGAACTGTCGTCAATGACTTCAAACCTGTCAATTTATTATTATTTGCTGTTGTAGTTGTGtatccgaagactgttttgatgctgcTCTTCACGCTAGTCTGTTCTGTGGACCTCTCTTCATGTCTGCATCACTATTCCAACGATTTGGACCTACTTACTATCTTAAAGTCTTACTCTCCACGTACTTTTGATTACTTACACTCACAGAAAACTGGCTGTTGACGCCTGTACTTCTATTTTATTATCTAACTCTTCTACTCGACGAAATATATATTTGCAATACCTACTCCCTCACTACATTTTTCGCTTCTTCAGCATCTCCTACAAATCCTTCACTGACTTTTACTTTTTGAATTTCTCAAACGGGGGTCCTTCTGCTGGGTTATCCTTGTTTCAATAGCCTACAGATATTTCTGTCTTTTCGTATATCAATACATTGTATTTCGAGCCCCTCCTGCCGACAGCAacaaatcatatacagggtgtttcagaatgaaGTTTTAAGAATTTGGTGACAGGTTTCTTACTCCAAAACTAGAAACATATATCCAATAAACAttagttctaaaatgcataccttaagagctatgagcactcgttcattcTCGATACGTGAATTACGTATCTTCTacagcaagttctttgctttccgtgttttggatggagatagtatggaccaaaaaatgaaaaaaagtctaCCAAACATGGGCTGCAAAgcgcataccataagagctatgagcacctgtccAGCGGAagaaatgtatttcacagtagcgacgcaatactgaccctacgacttatcttagaagctagattaaggaaaggcaaacctacgtttctagcatttgtagacttagagaaagcttttgaccatgttggctggaatattctctttcaaattctgaaggtggcaggggtaaaatacagggagcgaaagtctatttacaatttgtacagaaaccagatggcagttataagagtcgagggacatgaaagggaagcagtggttgggaagggagtgagacagggttgtagcctctccccaatgttgttcaatctagtgaactaaacaaaagaaaaattcggagtaggtattaaaatccatggaaaagaaataaaaactttgaggttcgccaatgacattgtaattctgtcagagacagcaaaggacttggaagagcagttgaacggaatggatagtgtcttgaaaggagggtataagatgaacatcaacaaaagcaaaacgaggataatggaatgtagtcgatttaagtcgggtgatgctgagggaattagataggaaatgagacacttaaagtagtaaaggacttttgctatttggggagcaaaataactgatgatggtcgaagtagagaggatataaaatgtagactggcaatggcaaggaaagcgtttctgaagaagagaaatttgttaacatcgagtatagatttaagtgtcaggatgtcgtttctgaaagtatttgtatggagtgttgccatgtatggaagtgaaacgtggacgataaatagtttggacaagaagagaatagaagcttttgaaatgtggtgctacagaagaatgctgaagattagatgggtagagatcacataattaatgaggaagtattgaatagggttggggagaagagaagtctgtggcacaacttgactagaagaagggatcggttggtaggacatgttctgaggcatgaagggatcaccaatttagtaatggagggcagcgtggagggtaaaaatcgtagagggagaccaagagatgaatacactaagcagattcagaaggatgtaggttgagttaggtattgagagatgaagaagcttgcacaggatagagtagaatgaagagctgcagcaaaccagtttcaggattgaagaccaaacaacaacaagtagcgaagatgaatgagtgctcatagctcttaaggtatgcgttttagagaccatgtttactgacatttttgtgttttggtgtaaggaacctgtccccaatTTTTAGAACGtcgttctgaaacaccctgtagactTAGAGTGGTGCGATTGTGTTATCTGGTCTCTCGCTAGAAGAAAAGTTTTGTAGGGATTCAGAAGAAGATTTTGGCACTTTTTGGCACTGTTAGAATGCAAGACGTGGTCCTACCAATGGGAACTGAGTGCAGCTTTCTCACTCATGtctgacattttatttttatttatttattcgttcaaTCATTCATCTCGGGAACATCGTACCATTTACGATCAAATTTGCATTTACGTAGTTCATTATGTCTATCACTTAAGTATGCTTCTTTTTCTACACCGAATCTTATTCCAAGTTCACAACGTTACCATActactttttctttatttctgtttattcCTACTTCTACCATTCAAATATTTCACTGGCTACCTCCTGTACGACAGTGAAAAGCGCGCTGTTGATACCGAATTCTATGGCTAGATTTTTCGGTCAAAGACGATAGTGAAACGTTACGTCGTCGCCCACTCTAATCTATCCTGCGAAACTACATACAATGGGAGGTACCAATCTCAAATGAGATGATCACATGGGATAGTTCTTAAATAACCTAGAGAGTCAGTCATTGCCTTTGAACATTTGCGCGAGAAAATGCTTCGGATAAGCGACtaaaaacagcatttttttttttaatacacgaTTCTAGAGAACGCCCATAGGGTTCTCCTGTAAGACTCAGTAGTTATCCACAACAGCCAGTATGAAAAATATTTAGAAGTGACTTCGACCAATAAAACTATGGTTTTGTATGAACTTCCTAAAACACACTTGGCTACGCGTAAAGTTCTATGAAGGCTACGGTGGAGATACGCACGTAAATCGATGATTGGCGGAGTCGACAAGAGTATCTGCATAGACTAAGGAGAAATAGCAAATCTACAGTCTTTACGTTAGATTCGTGATAGAGACTACATTATAACATTTCCAAAATTCATGAGGATAAGTTTGTCTCCTATCGTTACGAGGCATATAAATTGGGAGGGTCTGCATTCAAATCTCAGTACAGGCAATTACATTTAAAGTATTCCGAAAAAAACTGAAGAATTCATAGTTTtaatcacattttaatttatttaaacaatgtgacatagccggccgctgtggccgaacgcttctaggcgctccaccctggaaccgtgcgaccgctatggtcgcaggttcgaatcctacctcggacatggatgtgtgtgatgtccttaggttagttaggtttaagtagttctaagttctaggcgactgatgacctaagatgttaagtcccatagtgctcagagccatttgaaccaatattgccTAGGTGCACTGACCTCTAaacctttgaacacagtacactcaaaGGAAACGTCATTATGACACTGTGCTCCTTCACCGCGTGCGTCTTTTCGAGGGTGTATtaagccctgacttcatttttatagatgacagtatgcgaccgcatcgaacagagcAGAAagagagctcttggaacgagaggatattcagcgctTAGACTTGCCTGCCCGTTTCCCCGACTTAAGTCCCATCGACCACTTGTAGGGTGCATTGGGGAGACGTATAGCAACACGTCCATAAGCACCGACGCGCTGCtaaaggaatggaacgccctatcatTAGCATTCCTTGCCAACCTTGCTGCCAGCATGGGTGCACGTTTTAGAGCATGCAGTGTCGGCTCAGGTGATAACAtaacctattaagaaccatgtcttgCCTTTtgtcaatggcaaaccacctccactaggaccttgcctagtaaggcggcgctggtctcccgcgtcgctcccctacgctctgtaaagaaatatgggactcatcatcatcttgCCTTCTGTAATATCCGGGGGACCATCATGAGCCTCGATGATTTCAgtgcaatttttgtctttgaatgaaagtgcatTTCTGTTCgtctgcatatttctttcagtcaccttcTGCACTATTCTGTAACAGTTTTTTCTATGTGTAGTTcaactttcatcgagctatgttacttggcggtgacgcatcatgcggaagttactttcgtccttaatttACTTCCCCCTCTGGCAATGTTACTTGTATGTTAAATACGTCAAGTTGAAGCGTCGTTCAGAGTCATTAATAAACTGCAGAAGCAGCTGTAACTGAACTTGTGAGTCAGATCACAAAATTTTAGGAAGGCAGGAACATGCCACCAACAGTACGACCACTAGTTGTAAACAACAGTCTTCTCAACCACAGCTTTACTCTCACTGTCTTATCCCATCGCTCCAGCAACATCCGCACACCCCACTCATTTAATGACAAACCTGCTTTCGTACAATTCTCGTGAGTCGTTTCCGTTTTGCTCAGTACTTTCTCTTCTTGTCGTCACCAGTTAAAATAGTCCGTCCTCCTCTCTCGGATATCAGATGTAGATAATTTTCATCACTGAGATTTCACAGCCAAAGGTTTGAGAAACTTTAGCCCTTGATCAGAAGACAATGCGGCAGTTTCTTGTGTTAAATTTCAAACTTCTCCGCAGTGTCTTGTAGCACCgctgcttttcttcttcttcttcttcccttcttcTTCTCCATCTCTTCAAAGACTAGGCTGGGACAAACGGTGGTTTGGAGTATAGTTCGCGGCTGACCTGTATCCGATCATTCTTTGAAAATGCTCATCAAGAGTCTGTTGCATGTTTTATATTACCCAGAAGTagtttttttttgcaaatgttgaTAAAACTGTAAATCCTAGCTTTTTCTACCCTTCAATAATGGTTAATAAGTGATGTGGCAatacaaaaactttcatttgcattaatttcttcACGTGTGGGACCACAGCCTCCTTCACGTGTGGACCCACAGCCTCTACGTAATGTATGAATGCTAAAACcattttatatgttactttcatgatCCATGGATCATTTGTACAATTAATGATGTGGAAGGAGTGAttttattttcacattaaatgACCGTATGTAAatactgggccggccgcggtggtctagcggttctaggcgcgcagtccggaaccgcgcgactgctacggtcgcaggttcgaatcctgcctcgggcatggatgtgtgtgatgtccttaggttagttaggtttaagtagttctaagttctaggggactgatgaccagagatgttaagtcccatagtggtcagagccatttttgtaaatactggtacatgctgaccatttacaagtgtctttttttaaatgtagatGTGAGTTAGTAGTTCCTACCAACCATTTTTACACACAGCGAAATTAGAAATACTTTTGAAGAGAAGGATTTGTAAAGgaggaaatttttaatttattttcaaatttaacttcGCTGACTCTCAGATATTTTATCACTGGGAAAGTGATCAAACATTTTTGTGGCAGTATTGTGCACCTCATTTTGCACTAAAGACAATCTCACGGTGGAATACTATTAAATACTATTTTTTCTTCTGTAATTGACATTGTTCATATTGTTTTCCTTTCGaaatgcagtggattatttacaacaaacttcatgaaggaataaacatgctccttaaacagatgcctacaatatAAACAGGTGCCTATAATATGATCGTGAGTGGGCACACATTATTCTTACAGTACGTTTTTGAGCAAGGTTCCATAGAGATGAGTTACTCCatacgacattattgaatgaaaatgagcGGATTACGTCAACTTACTTTTTTGTATCCCAAAGATTTTCAGTTAttcgaagtgcaaatgtggctgaactaatttgttttagaagttccaaaacatattttttcagtttaaattatcATCAAAATGGGCACATAACAATTTCTTAATTTCCACCATGGTTATTATTATTTAGTCACAATGTGTTACGCTTTTCAGTGGTGTAGAACCGAATATGCAGAACCAAACTGTGTCTTTATTAACTGAGAGTGAGGCCATTCGCAGAAAATCactttaagaacattatttataaTTTGTTCTGTTGCTATACGTACTTTTCTATTATTACAGTACTTGTGACATCCAAAAAATGAATTACATATGTGAGTCACAATAGTGGACCAAGGTTTGAGCCCGTTAGAATCCCTCACGTGATTTCTCTTCAGTCAGAAGGATTTCCCCTGCTTTCATTgattgaattattaagtacaatgTTGTGCTTTTATTTTGGTTAGTTATGACATTATCCAATGGTTGTCTGTACTATCAAATCCATAAAACGTCAGTTTATCTAAGAAAATATTATGATTCATACAGTGTCTTGAATAGGTCACTGTAGGCTGCCAGAAACTTTTTATACAAACAAACtttacattactggccagtttCGGTCTGTGCCCATTTAAAATGCAGTTGTATCGCTGAAACCAGTATCGTATTCGTAAATACGACATACATTCCAGCGTTGCAGCTGCAATTGAAAATGGCCACAAGCTGAAACTGCTCGATGTAATACGTGATGCAATAAAGTTCATCCATACAAAAAAAATTCTTAGAGGCTATGGCGAGTCCATTAAATGATTTTAATAAACTTTGTCATCATTATAGAACATAATgatcatatttaatattttaacaaaaagcatccagcctgagtggccgagcgcttctaggcgctacagtctggaaccgcgcgaccgctacggtggcaggttcgaatcctgcctcgggcatggatgtgtgtgatgtccttaggttagttaggtttaagtagttctgagttctaggggacttacgacctcagaagttaagtcccatagtgctcagagccatttgaaccaataaaaagcagtccagactgcaataaaatttcatttttaatggtGATTGCTGGTTTCAGCCTACAAGGCCACCCAAGATTCTGAAATACATAACGTTTATAGTAGCTCATGTATGACACACTTATCCACCTCAAAAGCTACCATTAAAGCAACATAACGTGTTACTCAGTGACGTGACGAGTCTGTGCACGGAGCCGCTGTCACTAACTGCTGACTAGCTTAGCAACGATAAGGCGTTATAAACGGGAAGTTTCACCCACTGTTCATCAAGTGATCCATaataaaaactaaaaacaaaactcGTAATGTACATGAATACATAATATAATATTGTTTACATTCTATATTGTGCCATGTTTTCATGCGCAATATGAGGATTTTCTGTTTATACACACGCAATTTGTGgattttaatagtttttattaGGGGCTACATGAGGAACAGAGAGTGGAGCTTCCCTTTTATAGTGCCTAAACTTTGCTAACTAGTCAGCAATTCTATGTAGGTACTAATCGGTACAACTCAGCGGATCCATCCACAACTGCTCATGCCATCCTCGTGATACATCTTCCTATATTGAAattggtgctgggagatgaagaagcttgcacaggatagagtagcatggacagctgcatcaaaccagtctcaggactgaagaccacaacaacaacaacaatattgaaaTTATATCGATTTTATGTTAGTTTTTAAGGTGGATAAATATTTTTCATACATGACCCATTGTAAATGTTATACACTTTAAGACCAAAAAACgacgcaccaggaaggaattatccgaatgggaggcAAGTCAGTAgctgtgatgttcatgtacagacagataaatggaactatttcagaaaaattgtgtgatttattcaagagaaagaggttcacaatttgagcaagtcaataacgcgttggtccacctccggccaTTATGTAAGAAGTtctttggcttggcactgatttgAAACCTTGTTAGATGTCCTCCCGTTTTTAGAAGTCCTCCTGAGGCATTTTACACCAAATTATGTCCAACCGGCGCGTTAGGTCGTCacaatcccgagctggttgaagggcGCTGCCTGTaaggctccaaacattctcaattagggagagatccgaCTACCTTGCTGGTCAACGGTCAACGCAGGTTcgagcaagcacgaagacaagcagtataacAGTATAAcatctcgccgtgtgtgggcggtcattatcttgctgaaatataatgtaaaaccggctggagtggccgagcggttctaggagcttcagtgttgatccgcgtgaccgctacggtcgcaggttcgaatgctgcctcgggcatggatgtgtgtgatgtccttaggttagttaggtttatgtagttctaagttctaggggactgatgacctcagaagt
This window contains:
- the LOC124725535 gene encoding muscle-specific protein 20 — encoded protein: MPARNKEQEAEVLQWIEDVLGEKLPSQPYEDVLRDGVVLCKLINKIAPNSVKKIQPKGTNFQLMENVQRFQDAIRKYGVPDEEIFQTADLFERRNIPQVTLCLYALGRITQKHPEYTGPRLGPKMAEEHKREFTEEQLRAHEAHLNLQMGYNKGASQAGLGSFGNTRHM